In Lagopus muta isolate bLagMut1 chromosome 29, bLagMut1 primary, whole genome shotgun sequence, one genomic interval encodes:
- the LOC125685778 gene encoding natural killer cell receptor 2B4-like isoform X4, with translation MRQHGVALHAVEMLLCIVLGVAGSGQGDEGCRDTAVLTGRDLQLLLEEPLPLEWISVIWKVELGAEPRQRILTVWKDKVEPANSSLSRRAIFHRESFSLQISAVTQADNRSYFAEIEKSDGSVSTKCFHVSVWGECLDLLPSSLPIPSNLSVPAEPVGSPHLETRVLQQEQGRCSFQLSCTVPEATTVSYSWSRDWEPLGNQSVLEVPKDVQPGLYVCNVSNPASWNTASIDTTTACSQTGLFGAIPWWAVTVLLVLAVCTAGSTTYWCWRRRRRKDRPAAPTPSAPPEHTEPSLTVYEEVGKLQTGQEPNGNSEAHMVGNTVYAVVNPKGQRPRSPQKPESCTIYSTVQHSMKSPSFKRKKLDRALVSTAYMEVTAPLRHYPSSQSSSTSPTNLQNS, from the exons ATGCGGCAGCACGGGGTTGCATTGCATGCAgtggagatgctgctgtgcatcgtgctgggggtggcaggcAGCGGGCAAG GAGATGAAGGGTGCAGAGacacagcagtgctcactgGTAGggatctgcagctgctgctggaggaaccACTGCCACTGGAGTGGATATCTGTTATTTGGAAAGTGGAACTGGGGGCAGAACCTCGGCAGCGCATCCTGACGGTTTGGAAGGATAAAGTTGAACCTGCAAACAGTTCTCTTTCTCGGAGAGCCATCTTCCACCGGGAGTCCTTCTCCCTGCAGATCAGTGCTGTCACCCAAGCAGACAACAGGAGCTATTTTGCAGAGATCGAAAAGTCAGATGGGTCCGTTTCGACCAAGTGCTTCCACGTGTCAGTGTGGGGTGAGTGCCTGgacctcctgccctcctccctccccatcccctctaacctctctgtccctgcagagccTGTGGGCAGCCCACACCTGGAGACACgcgtgctgcagcaggagcagggacgGTGCAGCTTCCAGCTGTCCTGCACTGTGCCTGAGGCCACCACCGTGTCCTACAGCTGGTCCCGTGACTGGGAGCCACTGGGCAACCAGAGCGTGCTGGAAGTGCCCAAGGATGTGCAGCCTGGGCTCTATGTTTGCAATGTAAGCAACCCGGCTAGCTGGAATACGGCCAGCATCGACACgaccacagcctgcagccagacAG GGCTGTTTGGTGCCATCCCGTGGTGGGCAGTGACCGTGTTGCTGGTGCTGGCTGtctgcactgctggctccacCACCTActggtgctggaggaggaggaggaggaaggaccGCCCTGCAG CTCCGACCCCCTCAGCTCCCCCAGAACACACAGAGCCATCGCTGACTGTCTATGAGGAGGTGGGCAAACTCCAAACCGGTCAAGAGCCT AATGGGAACAGTGAGGCTCACATGGTGGGAAACACCGTCTACGCTGTGGTCAACCCCAAAGGACAG AGGCCCAGAAGCCCTCAAAAGCCCGAAAGCTGCACCATTTACTCCACTGTTCAGCACAGCATGAAG TCCCCCTCCTTCAAGAGGAAGAAGTTGGACCGAGCTTTGGTTTCCACTGCCTACATGGAG GTGACGGCACCTTTGAGACATTACCCCTCATCTCAGAGCTCATCCACATCTCCCACGAACCTCCAAAACTCCTGA
- the LOC125685778 gene encoding natural killer cell receptor 2B4-like isoform X2: MSFLRDAQPPSPAGASIPCGHRAVDGSILPLGDEGCRDTAVLTGRDLQLLLEEPLPLEWISVIWKVELGAEPRQRILTVWKDKVEPANSSLSRRAIFHRESFSLQISAVTQADNRSYFAEIEKSDGSVSTKCFHVSVWGECLDLLPSSLPIPSNLSVPAEPVGSPHLETRVLQQEQGRCSFQLSCTVPEATTVSYSWSRDWEPLGNQSVLEVPKDVQPGLYVCNVSNPASWNTASIDTTTACSQTGLFGAIPWWAVTVLLVLAVCTAGSTTYWCWRRRRRKDRPAAPTPSAPPEHTEPSLTVYEEVGKLQTGQEPNGNSEAHMVGNTVYAVVNPKGQRPRSPQKPESCTIYSTVQHSMKSPSFKRKKLDRALVSTAYMEVTAPLRHYPSSQSSSTSPTNLQNS, encoded by the exons ATGAGCTTCCTCAGAGACGCACAGCCACCGAGCCCTGCAGGAGCATCGATCCCCTGTGGTCACAGAGCCGTGGATGGCTCCATCCTCCCCCTGG GAGATGAAGGGTGCAGAGacacagcagtgctcactgGTAGggatctgcagctgctgctggaggaaccACTGCCACTGGAGTGGATATCTGTTATTTGGAAAGTGGAACTGGGGGCAGAACCTCGGCAGCGCATCCTGACGGTTTGGAAGGATAAAGTTGAACCTGCAAACAGTTCTCTTTCTCGGAGAGCCATCTTCCACCGGGAGTCCTTCTCCCTGCAGATCAGTGCTGTCACCCAAGCAGACAACAGGAGCTATTTTGCAGAGATCGAAAAGTCAGATGGGTCCGTTTCGACCAAGTGCTTCCACGTGTCAGTGTGGGGTGAGTGCCTGgacctcctgccctcctccctccccatcccctctaacctctctgtccctgcagagccTGTGGGCAGCCCACACCTGGAGACACgcgtgctgcagcaggagcagggacgGTGCAGCTTCCAGCTGTCCTGCACTGTGCCTGAGGCCACCACCGTGTCCTACAGCTGGTCCCGTGACTGGGAGCCACTGGGCAACCAGAGCGTGCTGGAAGTGCCCAAGGATGTGCAGCCTGGGCTCTATGTTTGCAATGTAAGCAACCCGGCTAGCTGGAATACGGCCAGCATCGACACgaccacagcctgcagccagacAG GGCTGTTTGGTGCCATCCCGTGGTGGGCAGTGACCGTGTTGCTGGTGCTGGCTGtctgcactgctggctccacCACCTActggtgctggaggaggaggaggaggaaggaccGCCCTGCAG CTCCGACCCCCTCAGCTCCCCCAGAACACACAGAGCCATCGCTGACTGTCTATGAGGAGGTGGGCAAACTCCAAACCGGTCAAGAGCCT AATGGGAACAGTGAGGCTCACATGGTGGGAAACACCGTCTACGCTGTGGTCAACCCCAAAGGACAG AGGCCCAGAAGCCCTCAAAAGCCCGAAAGCTGCACCATTTACTCCACTGTTCAGCACAGCATGAAG TCCCCCTCCTTCAAGAGGAAGAAGTTGGACCGAGCTTTGGTTTCCACTGCCTACATGGAG GTGACGGCACCTTTGAGACATTACCCCTCATCTCAGAGCTCATCCACATCTCCCACGAACCTCCAAAACTCCTGA
- the LOC125685778 gene encoding natural killer cell receptor 2B4-like isoform X3 — MEQQHTGCRIGVPIPDCLSAWGHCAHLMPSTGDEGCRDTAVLTGRDLQLLLEEPLPLEWISVIWKVELGAEPRQRILTVWKDKVEPANSSLSRRAIFHRESFSLQISAVTQADNRSYFAEIEKSDGSVSTKCFHVSVWGECLDLLPSSLPIPSNLSVPAEPVGSPHLETRVLQQEQGRCSFQLSCTVPEATTVSYSWSRDWEPLGNQSVLEVPKDVQPGLYVCNVSNPASWNTASIDTTTACSQTGLFGAIPWWAVTVLLVLAVCTAGSTTYWCWRRRRRKDRPAAPTPSAPPEHTEPSLTVYEEVGKLQTGQEPNGNSEAHMVGNTVYAVVNPKGQRPRSPQKPESCTIYSTVQHSMKSPSFKRKKLDRALVSTAYMEVTGTGQRTDEPFTSPLQIPRS; from the exons atggagcagcagcacacgGGGTGCAGAATAGGAGTCCCCATCCCAGACTGTCTGTCTGCATGGGGACACTGTGCTCACCTCATGCCTTCCACAGGAGATGAAGGGTGCAGAGacacagcagtgctcactgGTAGggatctgcagctgctgctggaggaaccACTGCCACTGGAGTGGATATCTGTTATTTGGAAAGTGGAACTGGGGGCAGAACCTCGGCAGCGCATCCTGACGGTTTGGAAGGATAAAGTTGAACCTGCAAACAGTTCTCTTTCTCGGAGAGCCATCTTCCACCGGGAGTCCTTCTCCCTGCAGATCAGTGCTGTCACCCAAGCAGACAACAGGAGCTATTTTGCAGAGATCGAAAAGTCAGATGGGTCCGTTTCGACCAAGTGCTTCCACGTGTCAGTGTGGGGTGAGTGCCTGgacctcctgccctcctccctccccatcccctctaacctctctgtccctgcagagccTGTGGGCAGCCCACACCTGGAGACACgcgtgctgcagcaggagcagggacgGTGCAGCTTCCAGCTGTCCTGCACTGTGCCTGAGGCCACCACCGTGTCCTACAGCTGGTCCCGTGACTGGGAGCCACTGGGCAACCAGAGCGTGCTGGAAGTGCCCAAGGATGTGCAGCCTGGGCTCTATGTTTGCAATGTAAGCAACCCGGCTAGCTGGAATACGGCCAGCATCGACACgaccacagcctgcagccagacAG GGCTGTTTGGTGCCATCCCGTGGTGGGCAGTGACCGTGTTGCTGGTGCTGGCTGtctgcactgctggctccacCACCTActggtgctggaggaggaggaggaggaaggaccGCCCTGCAG CTCCGACCCCCTCAGCTCCCCCAGAACACACAGAGCCATCGCTGACTGTCTATGAGGAGGTGGGCAAACTCCAAACCGGTCAAGAGCCT AATGGGAACAGTGAGGCTCACATGGTGGGAAACACCGTCTACGCTGTGGTCAACCCCAAAGGACAG AGGCCCAGAAGCCCTCAAAAGCCCGAAAGCTGCACCATTTACTCCACTGTTCAGCACAGCATGAAG TCCCCCTCCTTCAAGAGGAAGAAGTTGGACCGAGCTTTGGTTTCCACTGCCTACATGGAGGTAACAGGCACAGGGCAGCGGACAGACGAGCCCTTCACATCTCCTCTCCAAATACCACGCTCTTGA
- the LOC125685778 gene encoding natural killer cell receptor 2B4-like isoform X5, which translates to MEQQHTGCRIGVPIPDCLSAWGHCAHLMPSTGDEGCRDTAVLTGRDLQLLLEEPLPLEWISVIWKVELGAEPRQRILTVWKDKVEPANSSLSRRAIFHRESFSLQISAVTQADNRSYFAEIEKSDGSVSTKCFHVSVWEPVGSPHLETRVLQQEQGRCSFQLSCTVPEATTVSYSWSRDWEPLGNQSVLEVPKDVQPGLYVCNVSNPASWNTASIDTTTACSQTGLFGAIPWWAVTVLLVLAVCTAGSTTYWCWRRRRRKDRPAAPTPSAPPEHTEPSLTVYEEVGKLQTGQEPNGNSEAHMVGNTVYAVVNPKGQRPRSPQKPESCTIYSTVQHSMKSPSFKRKKLDRALVSTAYMEVTAPLRHYPSSQSSSTSPTNLQNS; encoded by the exons atggagcagcagcacacgGGGTGCAGAATAGGAGTCCCCATCCCAGACTGTCTGTCTGCATGGGGACACTGTGCTCACCTCATGCCTTCCACAGGAGATGAAGGGTGCAGAGacacagcagtgctcactgGTAGggatctgcagctgctgctggaggaaccACTGCCACTGGAGTGGATATCTGTTATTTGGAAAGTGGAACTGGGGGCAGAACCTCGGCAGCGCATCCTGACGGTTTGGAAGGATAAAGTTGAACCTGCAAACAGTTCTCTTTCTCGGAGAGCCATCTTCCACCGGGAGTCCTTCTCCCTGCAGATCAGTGCTGTCACCCAAGCAGACAACAGGAGCTATTTTGCAGAGATCGAAAAGTCAGATGGGTCCGTTTCGACCAAGTGCTTCCACGTGTCAGTGTGGG agccTGTGGGCAGCCCACACCTGGAGACACgcgtgctgcagcaggagcagggacgGTGCAGCTTCCAGCTGTCCTGCACTGTGCCTGAGGCCACCACCGTGTCCTACAGCTGGTCCCGTGACTGGGAGCCACTGGGCAACCAGAGCGTGCTGGAAGTGCCCAAGGATGTGCAGCCTGGGCTCTATGTTTGCAATGTAAGCAACCCGGCTAGCTGGAATACGGCCAGCATCGACACgaccacagcctgcagccagacAG GGCTGTTTGGTGCCATCCCGTGGTGGGCAGTGACCGTGTTGCTGGTGCTGGCTGtctgcactgctggctccacCACCTActggtgctggaggaggaggaggaggaaggaccGCCCTGCAG CTCCGACCCCCTCAGCTCCCCCAGAACACACAGAGCCATCGCTGACTGTCTATGAGGAGGTGGGCAAACTCCAAACCGGTCAAGAGCCT AATGGGAACAGTGAGGCTCACATGGTGGGAAACACCGTCTACGCTGTGGTCAACCCCAAAGGACAG AGGCCCAGAAGCCCTCAAAAGCCCGAAAGCTGCACCATTTACTCCACTGTTCAGCACAGCATGAAG TCCCCCTCCTTCAAGAGGAAGAAGTTGGACCGAGCTTTGGTTTCCACTGCCTACATGGAG GTGACGGCACCTTTGAGACATTACCCCTCATCTCAGAGCTCATCCACATCTCCCACGAACCTCCAAAACTCCTGA
- the LOC125685780 gene encoding SLAM family member 8-like isoform X2 has translation MLGVDFGHQHGMKAAVVLTGQLLVFFVKAWAQQDQTHVKGLSGGVAYLIPRTQGSFQKVEWRFGKELKIAIYENGKKVRYPNGPYKGRLKLFSNNTLRMDHLKKNDSNTYWVYMEDGAGKEHPESIQLQVYDAVPKPTINFVVDESNPESCRVTVNCSVGLTDVTYEWLPPKRIASNNGSELLLTFSPLMEVYTCVAKNPVSSNSSRLIHRHPCSWEAESSAATTSTKTSVLVSLGCLLLLLLTPP, from the exons ATGCTCGGTGTGGATTTTGGACACCAACATGGAATGAAGGCGGCAGTGGTGCTCACGGGGcagcttcttgttttcttcGTGAAAG catgggCGCAGCAGGACCAGACACACGTGAAAGGGCTTAGCGGGGGGGTGGCCTACCTCATCCCCAGAACCCAGGGCTCCTTCCAGAAAGTTGAGTGGCGCTTTGGCAAGGAACTGAAAATTGCCATCTATGAGAATGGGAAAAAGGTCCGCTACCCCAATGGCCCTTACAAGGGTCGCCTGAAACTCTTCTCCAACAACACCCTGAGGATGGACCACCTGAAGAAAAACGACAGCAACACCTACTGGGTGTATATGGAGGATGGTGCGGGCAAAGAGCACCCTGAAAGCATCCAACTGCAGGTGTATG ATGCGGTCCCCAAACCCACCATAAATTTCGTGGTGGATGAGAGCAACCCGGAGAGCTGCAGAGTCACCGTGAATTGCTCAGTGGGGCTGACGGATGTCACTTACGAGTGGTTGCCTCCCAAGAGGATCGCATCAAATAACGGCAGTGAGCTGTTGCTCACCTTCAGTCCCTTGATGGAAGTCTACACCTGTGTAGCCAAGAATCCCGTCTCCTCCAACAGCTCTAGGCTGATCCACAGGCATCCCTGCTCCTGGGAAG CTGAGTCCTCTGCTGCCACTACCTCCACCAAGACCAGCGTGCTGGTGTCCCTGGGAtgtctcctccttctcctgctcACTCCACCATAA
- the LOC125685780 gene encoding SLAM family member 8-like isoform X1, with protein MLGVDFGHQHGMKAAVVLTGQLLVFFVKAAWAQQDQTHVKGLSGGVAYLIPRTQGSFQKVEWRFGKELKIAIYENGKKVRYPNGPYKGRLKLFSNNTLRMDHLKKNDSNTYWVYMEDGAGKEHPESIQLQVYDAVPKPTINFVVDESNPESCRVTVNCSVGLTDVTYEWLPPKRIASNNGSELLLTFSPLMEVYTCVAKNPVSSNSSRLIHRHPCSWEAESSAATTSTKTSVLVSLGCLLLLLLTPP; from the exons ATGCTCGGTGTGGATTTTGGACACCAACATGGAATGAAGGCGGCAGTGGTGCTCACGGGGcagcttcttgttttcttcGTGAAAG cagcatgggCGCAGCAGGACCAGACACACGTGAAAGGGCTTAGCGGGGGGGTGGCCTACCTCATCCCCAGAACCCAGGGCTCCTTCCAGAAAGTTGAGTGGCGCTTTGGCAAGGAACTGAAAATTGCCATCTATGAGAATGGGAAAAAGGTCCGCTACCCCAATGGCCCTTACAAGGGTCGCCTGAAACTCTTCTCCAACAACACCCTGAGGATGGACCACCTGAAGAAAAACGACAGCAACACCTACTGGGTGTATATGGAGGATGGTGCGGGCAAAGAGCACCCTGAAAGCATCCAACTGCAGGTGTATG ATGCGGTCCCCAAACCCACCATAAATTTCGTGGTGGATGAGAGCAACCCGGAGAGCTGCAGAGTCACCGTGAATTGCTCAGTGGGGCTGACGGATGTCACTTACGAGTGGTTGCCTCCCAAGAGGATCGCATCAAATAACGGCAGTGAGCTGTTGCTCACCTTCAGTCCCTTGATGGAAGTCTACACCTGTGTAGCCAAGAATCCCGTCTCCTCCAACAGCTCTAGGCTGATCCACAGGCATCCCTGCTCCTGGGAAG CTGAGTCCTCTGCTGCCACTACCTCCACCAAGACCAGCGTGCTGGTGTCCCTGGGAtgtctcctccttctcctgctcACTCCACCATAA
- the LOC125685778 gene encoding natural killer cell receptor 2B4-like isoform X1, with product MEQQHTGCRIGVPIPDCLSAWGHCAHLMPSTGDEGCRDTAVLTGRDLQLLLEEPLPLEWISVIWKVELGAEPRQRILTVWKDKVEPANSSLSRRAIFHRESFSLQISAVTQADNRSYFAEIEKSDGSVSTKCFHVSVWGECLDLLPSSLPIPSNLSVPAEPVGSPHLETRVLQQEQGRCSFQLSCTVPEATTVSYSWSRDWEPLGNQSVLEVPKDVQPGLYVCNVSNPASWNTASIDTTTACSQTGLFGAIPWWAVTVLLVLAVCTAGSTTYWCWRRRRRKDRPAAPTPSAPPEHTEPSLTVYEEVGKLQTGQEPNGNSEAHMVGNTVYAVVNPKGQRPRSPQKPESCTIYSTVQHSMKSPSFKRKKLDRALVSTAYMEVTAPLRHYPSSQSSSTSPTNLQNS from the exons atggagcagcagcacacgGGGTGCAGAATAGGAGTCCCCATCCCAGACTGTCTGTCTGCATGGGGACACTGTGCTCACCTCATGCCTTCCACAGGAGATGAAGGGTGCAGAGacacagcagtgctcactgGTAGggatctgcagctgctgctggaggaaccACTGCCACTGGAGTGGATATCTGTTATTTGGAAAGTGGAACTGGGGGCAGAACCTCGGCAGCGCATCCTGACGGTTTGGAAGGATAAAGTTGAACCTGCAAACAGTTCTCTTTCTCGGAGAGCCATCTTCCACCGGGAGTCCTTCTCCCTGCAGATCAGTGCTGTCACCCAAGCAGACAACAGGAGCTATTTTGCAGAGATCGAAAAGTCAGATGGGTCCGTTTCGACCAAGTGCTTCCACGTGTCAGTGTGGGGTGAGTGCCTGgacctcctgccctcctccctccccatcccctctaacctctctgtccctgcagagccTGTGGGCAGCCCACACCTGGAGACACgcgtgctgcagcaggagcagggacgGTGCAGCTTCCAGCTGTCCTGCACTGTGCCTGAGGCCACCACCGTGTCCTACAGCTGGTCCCGTGACTGGGAGCCACTGGGCAACCAGAGCGTGCTGGAAGTGCCCAAGGATGTGCAGCCTGGGCTCTATGTTTGCAATGTAAGCAACCCGGCTAGCTGGAATACGGCCAGCATCGACACgaccacagcctgcagccagacAG GGCTGTTTGGTGCCATCCCGTGGTGGGCAGTGACCGTGTTGCTGGTGCTGGCTGtctgcactgctggctccacCACCTActggtgctggaggaggaggaggaggaaggaccGCCCTGCAG CTCCGACCCCCTCAGCTCCCCCAGAACACACAGAGCCATCGCTGACTGTCTATGAGGAGGTGGGCAAACTCCAAACCGGTCAAGAGCCT AATGGGAACAGTGAGGCTCACATGGTGGGAAACACCGTCTACGCTGTGGTCAACCCCAAAGGACAG AGGCCCAGAAGCCCTCAAAAGCCCGAAAGCTGCACCATTTACTCCACTGTTCAGCACAGCATGAAG TCCCCCTCCTTCAAGAGGAAGAAGTTGGACCGAGCTTTGGTTTCCACTGCCTACATGGAG GTGACGGCACCTTTGAGACATTACCCCTCATCTCAGAGCTCATCCACATCTCCCACGAACCTCCAAAACTCCTGA
- the LOC125685781 gene encoding uncharacterized protein LOC125685781 isoform X2 — MVRVGAVLFSCVLLAMAAGLQCCHALEVLRGMRGKPLSFPALRPLAEDIVRIIWISETHSTHIAEAKPGVKQFAVDFLPDFQGRLRIHPQLLSLEIMELRSTDAGQYSAGVDIASKPSSPRKFTYRVLVLDDPPVTTDGDTGGHSRSTAGPGMSSEPHAGEGTTPGPGKGQLLDAGGSPGPCGAQGGYCTLRGYLVAAVFGPLVVLLVAVHVVTRR, encoded by the exons ATGGTCAGAGTTGGGGCCGTACTGTTCAGCTGCGTGCTGCTGGCAATGGCTGCGG gtctgcagtgctgccatgcCCTCGAGGTGCTGAGAGGGATGCGGGGAAAGCCGCTGTCCTTCCCGGCGTTGCGCCCCTTGGCTGAGGACATCGTGAGGATCATCTGGATTTCTGAAACCCACAGCACGCACATCGCCGAAGCCAAGCCTGGGGTGAAGCAATTTGCAGTGGATTTCCTGCCTGACTTCCAAGGCCGGCTACGAATCCATCCCCAGTTGCTGTCGCTGGAGATCATGGAGCTGCGCAGCACAGATGCAGGCCAGTACTCTGCAGGGGTAGACATCGCCTCCAaacccagcagccccaggaagTTTACCTACCGTGTGTTGGTTCTCG ATGACCCCCCTGTGACAACTGACGGTGACACAGGAGGacacagcaggagcacagctggacCAGGAATGAGCTCTGAGCCGcatgctggggaggggaccaCACCAGGCCCGGGCAAGGGGCAGCTCCTGGATGCTGGGGGGTCTCCAGGGCCATGTGGGGCACAGGGTGGGTACTGCACACTCAGGGGGTATCtggtggctgctgtgtttggccCACTGGTGGTGTTACTGGTGGCTGTGCACGTGGTGACCAGGCGTTGA
- the LOC125685778 gene encoding natural killer cell receptor 2B4-like isoform X6, which translates to MRQHGVALHAVEMLLCIVLGVAGSGQGDEGCRDTAVLTGRDLQLLLEEPLPLEWISVIWKVELGAEPRQRILTVWKDKVEPANSSLSRRAIFHRESFSLQISAVTQADNRSYFAEIEKSDGSVSTKCFHVSVWEPVGSPHLETRVLQQEQGRCSFQLSCTVPEATTVSYSWSRDWEPLGNQSVLEVPKDVQPGLYVCNVSNPASWNTASIDTTTACSQTGLFGAIPWWAVTVLLVLAVCTAGSTTYWCWRRRRRKDRPAAPTPSAPPEHTEPSLTVYEEVGKLQTGQEPNGNSEAHMVGNTVYAVVNPKGQRPRSPQKPESCTIYSTVQHSMKSPSFKRKKLDRALVSTAYMEVTAPLRHYPSSQSSSTSPTNLQNS; encoded by the exons ATGCGGCAGCACGGGGTTGCATTGCATGCAgtggagatgctgctgtgcatcgtgctgggggtggcaggcAGCGGGCAAG GAGATGAAGGGTGCAGAGacacagcagtgctcactgGTAGggatctgcagctgctgctggaggaaccACTGCCACTGGAGTGGATATCTGTTATTTGGAAAGTGGAACTGGGGGCAGAACCTCGGCAGCGCATCCTGACGGTTTGGAAGGATAAAGTTGAACCTGCAAACAGTTCTCTTTCTCGGAGAGCCATCTTCCACCGGGAGTCCTTCTCCCTGCAGATCAGTGCTGTCACCCAAGCAGACAACAGGAGCTATTTTGCAGAGATCGAAAAGTCAGATGGGTCCGTTTCGACCAAGTGCTTCCACGTGTCAGTGTGGG agccTGTGGGCAGCCCACACCTGGAGACACgcgtgctgcagcaggagcagggacgGTGCAGCTTCCAGCTGTCCTGCACTGTGCCTGAGGCCACCACCGTGTCCTACAGCTGGTCCCGTGACTGGGAGCCACTGGGCAACCAGAGCGTGCTGGAAGTGCCCAAGGATGTGCAGCCTGGGCTCTATGTTTGCAATGTAAGCAACCCGGCTAGCTGGAATACGGCCAGCATCGACACgaccacagcctgcagccagacAG GGCTGTTTGGTGCCATCCCGTGGTGGGCAGTGACCGTGTTGCTGGTGCTGGCTGtctgcactgctggctccacCACCTActggtgctggaggaggaggaggaggaaggaccGCCCTGCAG CTCCGACCCCCTCAGCTCCCCCAGAACACACAGAGCCATCGCTGACTGTCTATGAGGAGGTGGGCAAACTCCAAACCGGTCAAGAGCCT AATGGGAACAGTGAGGCTCACATGGTGGGAAACACCGTCTACGCTGTGGTCAACCCCAAAGGACAG AGGCCCAGAAGCCCTCAAAAGCCCGAAAGCTGCACCATTTACTCCACTGTTCAGCACAGCATGAAG TCCCCCTCCTTCAAGAGGAAGAAGTTGGACCGAGCTTTGGTTTCCACTGCCTACATGGAG GTGACGGCACCTTTGAGACATTACCCCTCATCTCAGAGCTCATCCACATCTCCCACGAACCTCCAAAACTCCTGA
- the LOC125685781 gene encoding uncharacterized protein LOC125685781 isoform X1 codes for MVRVGAVLFSCVLLAMAAGLQCCHALEVLRGMRGKPLSFPALRPLAEDIVRIIWISETHSTHIAEAKPGVKQFAVDFLPDFQGRLRIHPQLLSLEIMELRSTDAGQYSAGVDIASKPSSPRKFTYRVLVLDDPPVTTDGDTGGHSRSTAGPGMSSEPHAGEGTTPGPGKGQLLDAGGSPGPCGAQDGLSWTAAHRGSSCSASGARRGGENKLLMPNPRGARGC; via the exons ATGGTCAGAGTTGGGGCCGTACTGTTCAGCTGCGTGCTGCTGGCAATGGCTGCGG gtctgcagtgctgccatgcCCTCGAGGTGCTGAGAGGGATGCGGGGAAAGCCGCTGTCCTTCCCGGCGTTGCGCCCCTTGGCTGAGGACATCGTGAGGATCATCTGGATTTCTGAAACCCACAGCACGCACATCGCCGAAGCCAAGCCTGGGGTGAAGCAATTTGCAGTGGATTTCCTGCCTGACTTCCAAGGCCGGCTACGAATCCATCCCCAGTTGCTGTCGCTGGAGATCATGGAGCTGCGCAGCACAGATGCAGGCCAGTACTCTGCAGGGGTAGACATCGCCTCCAaacccagcagccccaggaagTTTACCTACCGTGTGTTGGTTCTCG ATGACCCCCCTGTGACAACTGACGGTGACACAGGAGGacacagcaggagcacagctggacCAGGAATGAGCTCTGAGCCGcatgctggggaggggaccaCACCAGGCCCGGGCAAGGGGCAGCTCCTGGATGCTGGGGGGTCTCCAGGGCCATGTGGGGCACAGG ATGGGCTTTCATGGACCGCCGCGCACCGCGGGAGTTCCTGTTCTGCCTCCGGCGCTCGGCGAGGGGGAGAAAACAAATTGCTGATGCCAAATCCACGAGGGGCGCGGGGGTGCTGA
- the LOC125685781 gene encoding uncharacterized protein LOC125685781 isoform X3 has product MRGKPLSFPALRPLAEDIVRIIWISETHSTHIAEAKPGVKQFAVDFLPDFQGRLRIHPQLLSLEIMELRSTDAGQYSAGVDIASKPSSPRKFTYRVLVLDDPPVTTDGDTGGHSRSTAGPGMSSEPHAGEGTTPGPGKGQLLDAGGSPGPCGAQDGLSWTAAHRGSSCSASGARRGGENKLLMPNPRGARGC; this is encoded by the exons ATGCGGGGAAAGCCGCTGTCCTTCCCGGCGTTGCGCCCCTTGGCTGAGGACATCGTGAGGATCATCTGGATTTCTGAAACCCACAGCACGCACATCGCCGAAGCCAAGCCTGGGGTGAAGCAATTTGCAGTGGATTTCCTGCCTGACTTCCAAGGCCGGCTACGAATCCATCCCCAGTTGCTGTCGCTGGAGATCATGGAGCTGCGCAGCACAGATGCAGGCCAGTACTCTGCAGGGGTAGACATCGCCTCCAaacccagcagccccaggaagTTTACCTACCGTGTGTTGGTTCTCG ATGACCCCCCTGTGACAACTGACGGTGACACAGGAGGacacagcaggagcacagctggacCAGGAATGAGCTCTGAGCCGcatgctggggaggggaccaCACCAGGCCCGGGCAAGGGGCAGCTCCTGGATGCTGGGGGGTCTCCAGGGCCATGTGGGGCACAGG ATGGGCTTTCATGGACCGCCGCGCACCGCGGGAGTTCCTGTTCTGCCTCCGGCGCTCGGCGAGGGGGAGAAAACAAATTGCTGATGCCAAATCCACGAGGGGCGCGGGGGTGCTGA